One stretch of Arthrobacter polaris DNA includes these proteins:
- a CDS encoding LytR C-terminal domain-containing protein, with protein MAIFNATGIPGLAAKYTGLVTADGWSVSQSANWAGQPQATSVIFYNGIEQKANAEEIGALLNIGSFVDTAELAIPLAVVLGPGA; from the coding sequence GTGGCAATATTCAACGCCACCGGCATCCCAGGCCTCGCAGCAAAGTACACGGGTCTGGTCACGGCGGACGGTTGGAGCGTTTCGCAGTCGGCCAACTGGGCCGGACAGCCGCAGGCAACGTCGGTGATCTTCTACAACGGTATTGAGCAGAAAGCTAACGCCGAAGAAATTGGCGCACTGCTAAACATTGGTTCGTTCGTTGACACTGCTGAGTTGGCTATTCCGCTGGCAGTAGTCCTAGGGCCCGGCGCCTAA